The Geodermatophilaceae bacterium NBWT11 genome has a segment encoding these proteins:
- a CDS encoding CocE/NonD family hydrolase, which produces MADVRTGVLAGPTAGLKFQTATCSGVTDERGRFEFAEGEVVSFLLGDVVLGTAPGADVVTLAHLVHRVDGRIDKLHDPAVTNLARLVQTLDADGDVESGVTIAPEVHDLVQARFIAFEQPEAAFAADAVVTGLLDTLDRALRSPEAARNQLRRELRGIVKTTDVQIPLRDGSFVYADVFRPAADGAYPVILNKGFYGKAFDHDCIGDDEQAQAKEVLEDLFFSGNSRGQQYENHESVDSAVWVPEGYVCIRVDSRGVGRSPGRQAPFSVQQSEDYYDAIEWAGTQLWSNGNVGLWGMSYLAMTQHMVASLQPPHLKAMVAIGTDADLYNEATYGGGLFGIGFWDWWWKTMSGHNFVGTERPQTDWMAQLRATPFNDPAAYGPQGTIFMRPELEKATAPVWVVGPQTGVTIHQLGSSETYIHSTGAEAKRFDFVDAWFPGSYKQSSIADHQAFFDHWLKGTDNGVMDAPPVRVQVRAGNGTHLVLHEQEWPIARTQYRRWYLDASPTDWTGDANRTDLLRIVEEVPTAETSADYAADLDLGMPIPAPIGYVGGTPRWSTGVSFISDPLMEDLTLAGYMKAGLWVSSTSTDMDVFVSLRVIDAHDREVRYESVVLPIDPNHVHPVGHGPLKVSRRALDPERTTDYWPVPSHAEADAQPLEPGEPVFVEVGLYPSTALVRAGSRLRIDVQPYTPSGIPVREYDESYHAGARNTVYTGPDHPSYVQLPVIPATSGDTQ; this is translated from the coding sequence GTGGCCGACGTCCGCACCGGAGTGCTCGCCGGCCCCACCGCCGGCCTTAAGTTCCAGACCGCCACCTGCAGCGGGGTCACCGACGAGCGCGGCCGGTTCGAGTTCGCCGAGGGCGAGGTCGTGTCCTTCCTGCTGGGTGACGTCGTGCTCGGCACAGCACCCGGTGCGGACGTCGTCACCCTCGCCCACCTGGTGCACCGGGTCGACGGCCGCATCGACAAGCTGCACGACCCCGCCGTGACCAACCTGGCCCGGCTGGTGCAGACCCTGGACGCCGACGGCGACGTCGAGTCCGGCGTCACCATCGCCCCCGAGGTGCACGACCTGGTCCAGGCACGGTTCATCGCGTTCGAACAGCCCGAGGCCGCCTTTGCTGCCGACGCCGTCGTCACCGGGCTGCTGGACACCCTGGACCGGGCGCTCCGCTCCCCCGAGGCCGCCCGCAACCAGCTGCGCCGCGAGCTGCGCGGCATCGTCAAGACCACCGACGTGCAGATCCCGCTGCGCGACGGCTCCTTCGTCTACGCCGACGTCTTCCGTCCCGCCGCGGACGGCGCGTACCCGGTGATCCTGAACAAGGGCTTCTACGGCAAGGCCTTCGACCACGACTGCATCGGCGACGACGAGCAGGCGCAGGCCAAGGAGGTGCTGGAGGACCTCTTCTTCTCCGGCAACTCGCGCGGCCAGCAGTACGAGAACCACGAGAGCGTCGACTCCGCGGTCTGGGTGCCCGAGGGCTACGTGTGCATCCGGGTCGACAGCCGCGGCGTCGGCCGCAGCCCCGGCCGGCAGGCCCCCTTCAGCGTGCAGCAGTCCGAGGACTACTACGACGCGATCGAGTGGGCCGGCACCCAGCTCTGGTCCAACGGCAACGTGGGCCTCTGGGGCATGTCCTACCTGGCCATGACCCAGCACATGGTCGCCAGCCTCCAGCCCCCGCACCTGAAGGCCATGGTCGCCATCGGCACCGACGCCGACCTCTACAACGAGGCCACCTACGGCGGCGGCCTGTTCGGGATCGGCTTCTGGGACTGGTGGTGGAAGACCATGTCCGGGCACAACTTCGTCGGCACCGAGCGCCCCCAGACCGACTGGATGGCCCAGCTCCGCGCGACGCCGTTCAACGACCCGGCCGCCTACGGCCCGCAGGGCACGATCTTCATGCGCCCGGAGCTGGAGAAGGCCACCGCGCCGGTCTGGGTCGTCGGCCCGCAGACCGGCGTCACCATCCACCAGCTGGGCAGCAGCGAGACCTACATCCACTCCACGGGTGCTGAGGCCAAGCGCTTCGACTTCGTCGACGCCTGGTTCCCGGGCAGCTACAAGCAGTCCTCGATCGCCGACCACCAGGCGTTCTTCGACCACTGGCTCAAGGGCACCGACAACGGCGTCATGGACGCCCCGCCCGTGCGGGTGCAGGTCCGGGCCGGCAACGGCACGCACCTGGTGCTGCACGAGCAGGAGTGGCCGATCGCCCGCACCCAGTACCGGCGCTGGTACCTCGACGCGAGCCCCACCGACTGGACCGGCGACGCCAACCGCACCGACCTGCTGCGGATCGTCGAGGAGGTCCCGACCGCGGAGACGAGCGCGGATTACGCCGCCGACCTGGACCTGGGCATGCCCATCCCGGCCCCGATCGGCTACGTCGGCGGCACCCCCCGCTGGTCCACCGGGGTCTCCTTCATCAGCGACCCGCTGATGGAGGACCTCACCTTGGCCGGCTACATGAAGGCCGGGCTGTGGGTGTCCTCCACCAGCACCGACATGGACGTGTTCGTGTCGCTGCGGGTGATCGACGCCCACGACCGCGAGGTCCGCTACGAGTCCGTCGTCCTGCCGATCGACCCCAACCACGTCCACCCGGTCGGGCACGGCCCGCTCAAGGTCTCCCGCCGCGCCCTGGACCCCGAGCGGACCACCGACTACTGGCCCGTGCCCTCGCACGCCGAGGCCGATGCCCAGCCGCTGGAGCCCGGCGAGCCGGTCTTCGTCGAGGTCGGGCTCTACCCCAGCACCGCGCTGGTCCGGGCCGGCTCCCGGCTGCGCATCGACGTCCAGCCCTACACCCCGTCCGGCATCCCGGTCCGCGAGTACGACGAGAGCTACCACGCCGGCGCCCGCAACACGGTCTACACGGGGCCCGACCACCCCAGCTACGTGCAGCTGCCCGTCATCCCCGCGACCTCCGGAGACACCCAGTGA
- a CDS encoding nuclear transport factor 2 family protein yields the protein MADHDDKTAIIQLLNLYGFALDAHAWDLFDQVFAEDVVAEFGPAGNAWVGLEEFKRSFAEFHATLDSHQHTMMGQLVHVDGDTANAFAYGNWLLIRNDAEDGATWTGTGWYDDELVRTADGWRIKHRVCRLQGWTGNPFVPVPNAEHRPDMQLNVLKEHAEAGKVAYLTAVRGK from the coding sequence GTGGCTGACCACGACGACAAGACCGCGATCATCCAGTTGTTGAACCTGTACGGGTTCGCCCTCGACGCGCACGCCTGGGACCTGTTCGACCAGGTCTTCGCCGAGGACGTGGTGGCCGAGTTCGGCCCCGCAGGCAACGCCTGGGTGGGCCTGGAGGAGTTCAAGCGCTCCTTCGCCGAGTTCCACGCCACCCTGGACAGCCACCAGCACACGATGATGGGCCAGCTGGTCCACGTCGACGGCGACACCGCCAACGCCTTCGCCTACGGCAACTGGCTGCTCATCCGCAACGACGCCGAGGACGGCGCCACCTGGACCGGCACCGGCTGGTACGACGACGAGCTCGTGCGTACCGCGGACGGCTGGCGGATCAAGCACCGGGTCTGCCGCCTGCAGGGCTGGACCGGCAACCCCTTCGTGCCCGTGCCCAACGCCGAGCACCGCCCCGACATGCAGCTCAACGTGCTCAAGGAGCACGCCGAGGCCGGCAAGGTCGCCTACCTCACCGCGGTCCGGGGCAAGTAG
- a CDS encoding GntR family transcriptional regulator, with protein MIAVLSSWSATVLLHSLAIGEMSPMRWCHVGAPVGCVSSTTPRRISGALTRAEGMSVSEATEPRISLNEAAYQRLRAEIIACRLAPGQRLTEKGLAADFGFSFAPLRDALTRLDHEGLIRTVPRRGYQVAPLTPKSIDDLFVLWEIVGPELIRLGLQRATEEQIADARAAFDDLDRTSAAQDIDVVTGTFTALAEATGNSYMIALHQRLMGDMSRIRALRLTSAEPADSVPTQHWVREVLVERDPDRAAEHARRHIREVHQAVLQAVVRWPSVMTSEVSVGSPR; from the coding sequence ATGATCGCGGTCTTGTCGTCGTGGTCAGCCACGGTGCTGCTCCATTCACTGGCGATCGGTGAAATGTCTCCGATGCGGTGGTGTCATGTTGGAGCCCCGGTAGGATGTGTGTCAAGCACCACTCCCCGGAGAATTTCTGGGGCGCTGACGAGAGCTGAGGGGATGTCCGTGAGCGAGGCGACCGAGCCACGCATCTCGCTGAACGAGGCCGCCTACCAGCGGCTGCGGGCCGAGATCATCGCCTGCCGGCTCGCCCCCGGGCAGCGCCTGACGGAGAAGGGGCTGGCCGCCGACTTCGGGTTCAGCTTCGCCCCGCTGCGCGATGCGCTGACCCGGCTGGACCACGAGGGCCTGATCCGCACGGTGCCGCGGCGGGGCTACCAGGTGGCGCCGTTGACGCCCAAGTCGATCGACGACCTGTTCGTGCTGTGGGAGATCGTCGGGCCCGAGCTGATCCGGCTGGGGTTGCAGCGCGCCACCGAGGAGCAGATCGCCGACGCCCGAGCGGCGTTCGACGACCTGGACCGAACGTCGGCGGCCCAGGACATCGATGTCGTCACCGGGACCTTCACCGCGCTGGCCGAGGCGACCGGGAACAGCTACATGATCGCGCTGCACCAGCGGCTCATGGGCGACATGAGCCGCATCCGGGCGCTGCGCCTCACCTCCGCCGAACCCGCCGACTCCGTGCCCACCCAGCACTGGGTTCGCGAGGTGCTCGTCGAGCGCGATCCGGACCGCGCCGCCGAGCACGCGCGGCGCCACATCCGCGAGGTGCACCAGGCCGTGCTCCAAGCCGTCGTCCGCTGGCCGTCGGTCATGACCAGCGAGGTCAGCGTCGGCTCACCTCGCTGA
- a CDS encoding TetR/AcrR family transcriptional regulator — translation MTDPTAGPARSRGSRRRVTHSLDAVLAEAIALLDEGGEPALTFRALATRLGGGVASIYWYVASRDELLDRATDQIMGRLLDDSADLGTGPDPVENLRALSLALFEEMRRRPWFGSYMLRNTGLQPNSMSMFDRLGQQVMRLDLTPRQRFHAVSSLVSYVVGVAADMAQPPPPEFLDSGLEPTEFLAMYADRWRALDPDEYPFAHHVADEFAAHDDEDVFRSGLDLLLAGIQVRART, via the coding sequence ATGACGGACCCCACAGCTGGACCCGCCCGGTCACGCGGGTCGCGTCGCCGGGTGACCCACTCCCTGGACGCCGTGCTGGCCGAGGCCATCGCCCTCCTCGACGAGGGCGGCGAGCCAGCCCTGACCTTCCGGGCGCTCGCGACCCGCCTGGGCGGTGGCGTGGCCAGCATCTACTGGTACGTGGCCAGCCGCGATGAGCTGCTGGACCGGGCCACCGACCAGATCATGGGTCGCCTGCTCGACGATTCAGCGGACCTCGGTACGGGGCCGGACCCGGTGGAGAACCTGCGGGCGCTCTCCCTCGCCCTGTTCGAGGAGATGCGCCGGCGGCCGTGGTTCGGCTCCTACATGCTCCGCAACACCGGACTGCAACCGAACTCGATGTCGATGTTCGACCGGCTGGGACAGCAGGTGATGCGCCTGGACCTCACGCCCAGACAGCGGTTCCACGCCGTGTCGTCACTGGTGAGCTACGTGGTCGGGGTGGCGGCGGACATGGCGCAGCCACCACCCCCGGAGTTCCTCGACAGCGGCCTGGAACCCACGGAGTTCCTGGCGATGTACGCCGACCGGTGGCGGGCCCTCGACCCCGACGAGTACCCCTTCGCCCACCACGTCGCCGACGAGTTCGCCGCCCACGACGACGAGGACGTCTTCCGCTCCGGACTCGACCTGCTCCTCGCCGGCATCCAGGTCCGGGCCCGGACGTGA
- a CDS encoding MFS transporter, whose amino-acid sequence MATTDTSTSTTAPTHTSLRAAALPLAALCLAFFVEMVDNTLLTIALPTIGRDLGSGTTALQWVTGAYSLTFGGLLLTAGSAADRLGRRRVLLTGLAAFGVISLAVVFVSTAGELIALRAALGLAAAAMAPVTMSLIFRLFDDEKLRMRAITVVMIVGMSGFVLGPLLGGTALAHVSWTWLLVVNAPIALIAWVGVRLGVPADRREDLTSDPLDLPGAVLTIAAIGLGCYTLTSGVEHGWLSLITIVSALGALAAGTWFVRHERATEFPMLDLRLFASGPARGAAITQMAASITMASVMFGLILHFQYAYGWSPVRAGLANLPLIITMIAATPLSEWLAARFGHRIACLIGSALLVVSLLGMAWGVEHGYTAIAVAMVVLTVGLRTIMTICAVALVQAMPANRTSIGAALNDTAQEVGSSLGTAVVGTMIAALVTSRLPAGVWTSDLVHSFFSGERTTYLVLAGVVCLVATYGALTLTDSRATEDH is encoded by the coding sequence ATGGCCACCACAGACACCAGTACGAGCACCACCGCACCCACGCACACGTCGCTGCGGGCGGCTGCTCTCCCGCTCGCCGCCCTCTGCCTCGCGTTCTTCGTCGAGATGGTCGACAACACGCTCCTGACCATCGCACTGCCGACCATCGGCCGGGACCTGGGCAGCGGCACCACCGCCCTGCAGTGGGTCACCGGGGCCTACTCCTTGACCTTCGGGGGGCTGCTGCTCACAGCCGGCTCGGCCGCCGACCGGCTGGGACGCCGACGGGTGCTGTTGACCGGGCTCGCCGCCTTCGGCGTCATCAGCCTCGCCGTCGTCTTCGTCTCCACTGCGGGGGAGCTGATCGCCCTGCGGGCCGCCCTCGGTCTGGCTGCCGCGGCGATGGCGCCAGTCACCATGTCACTGATCTTCCGGCTCTTCGACGACGAGAAGCTGCGCATGCGCGCCATCACCGTCGTGATGATCGTCGGCATGTCCGGCTTCGTGCTCGGTCCGCTGCTGGGCGGCACCGCCCTGGCACACGTGAGCTGGACCTGGCTGCTCGTGGTCAACGCCCCGATCGCGCTCATCGCGTGGGTCGGCGTACGCCTGGGCGTGCCCGCCGACCGTCGGGAGGACCTGACCTCGGACCCGCTGGACCTGCCCGGCGCCGTGCTCACGATCGCCGCGATCGGCCTCGGCTGCTACACCCTCACCAGCGGTGTCGAGCACGGCTGGCTGTCCCTGATCACCATCGTCTCGGCTTTGGGCGCCCTCGCCGCCGGCACCTGGTTCGTCCGGCACGAGCGCGCGACCGAGTTCCCGATGCTCGACCTGCGCCTGTTCGCCTCAGGGCCCGCCCGCGGCGCGGCCATCACGCAGATGGCCGCGTCCATCACGATGGCCAGCGTCATGTTCGGGCTGATCCTGCACTTCCAGTACGCCTACGGCTGGAGCCCGGTGCGGGCCGGCCTGGCCAACCTGCCCCTGATCATCACGATGATCGCCGCCACCCCGCTCTCCGAGTGGCTGGCGGCTCGGTTCGGCCACCGCATCGCGTGCCTGATCGGTTCCGCGCTGCTCGTGGTGTCCCTGCTGGGCATGGCATGGGGCGTCGAGCACGGCTACACCGCCATCGCAGTGGCGATGGTCGTCCTGACCGTGGGTCTGCGCACGATCATGACGATCTGCGCCGTTGCTCTGGTCCAGGCGATGCCGGCGAACCGCACGTCCATCGGTGCTGCCCTGAACGACACCGCCCAGGAAGTCGGCTCCAGTCTGGGGACCGCCGTCGTCGGCACCATGATCGCCGCCCTGGTCACCTCCAGGCTGCCCGCCGGTGTCTGGACCTCCGACCTCGTCCACTCCTTCTTCAGCGGTGAACGGACCACCTACCTGGTGCTGGCCGGGGTCGTCTGCCTGGTCGCCACCTACGGCGCACTCACCCTCACCGACTCCCGCGCCACTGAGGACCACTGA